A DNA window from Phoenix dactylifera cultivar Barhee BC4 chromosome 13, palm_55x_up_171113_PBpolish2nd_filt_p, whole genome shotgun sequence contains the following coding sequences:
- the LOC103721668 gene encoding phosphatidylinositol 4-kinase gamma 8-like translates to MPTNPCHQFRPSPMAVAVDHCHGFKPPIWNRRCRLRSFPHPDAALLDPDPPYSALPIMPSPNFPRSVSTPCLSSATAPASPDEPPDHIARIEIVGGRRACGVRALVVEVAIAMASGTQPVPVTNGLSGAYYLRNRSGESFVIVKPIDDEPLPIGILGRPGSRHSVRASETGVREVAAYLLDHGSFSGVPPTALIKISHPAFASGTNSQAARQTASIQRFVPHDFDAGELGPSRFSVSSVHRIGILDIRLLNIDRHAGNILVKKRPTGSHGCHDSYDSYSNDSVTELVPIDHGLCLPEILDDPYFEWLHWPQAAVPFSEHEAEYVSALDPFRDAELLRAELPSLRESAIRILVLCSIFLKRALAAGLCLADIGDMMTREFSGLEEGPSMLETLCKQAEDSMNSTTLSSDDEEVVLEGNESKQFQFEMESDDRGFSESSEVLDIPLLLQSKTPKDPTANADTNRKVLVPLHEDEGDEEGDGGTKLGGIAKSVSFSAAGFSCEGVGGLGAKSITFEGLSEEEWGRFLERFEQLLPDAFEARKSMGLKQQRLGTSCKF, encoded by the coding sequence ATGCCTACCAACCCCTGCCACCAATTCAGACCATCTCCAATGGCCGTCGCCGTCGACCACTGCCACGGTTTCAAGCCCCCCATCTGGAACCGCCGCTGCCGCCTCCGCTCCTTCCCCCACCCCGACGCCGCCCTCCTCGACCCCGACCCCCCCTACTCCGCCCTCCCCATCATGCCATCCCCTAACTTCCCCCGTAGCGTCTCCACCCCCTGCCTCTCCTCCGCCACCGCCCCCGCCAGCCCCGACGAGCCACCCGACCACATTGCCCGCATCGAGATCGTCGGCGGCCGCCGCGCCTGCGGCGTCCGCGCCCTCGTGGTTGAGGTGGCCATCGCCATGGCCTCCGGAACCCAGCCGGTCCCCGTCACCAACGGCCTCAGCGGGGCCTACTACCTCCGCAACCGCTCCGGCGAGAGCTTCGTCATTGTCAAGCCTATCGACGACGAGCCACTGCCCATCGGCATCCTCGGCCGGCCCGGGTCGCGCCACTCGGTGCGCGCCAGCGAGACCGGGGTGCGCGAGGTGGCTGCCTACCTCCTCGACCACGGCAGCTTCTCCGGCGTCCCTCCCACCGCCCTCATCAAGATATCCCATCCTGCGTTCGCCTCCGGCACCAACTCACAGGCGGCGAGACAGACGGCGTCCATCCAGCGGTTCGTGCCCCACGACTTCGACGCCGGCGAGCTCGGGCCGTCGCGGTTCTCCGTGTCGTCGGTGCACCGGATCGGCATCCTCGACATCAGACTCCTCAACATCGACCGCCATGCCGGGAATATCCTCGTCAAGAAAAGGCCGACCGGCAGCCACGGATGCCACGACAGCTATGACAGTTACAGCAACGACTCGGTGACAGAGCTGGTGCCCATCGACCATGGGCTCTGCCTGCCGGAAATCCTCGACGACCCCTACTTCGAGTGGCTCCACTGGCCGCAGGCCGCCGTGCCATTCTCCGAGCACGAAGCTGAGTACGTATCAGCACTGGACCCGTTCCGCGACGCCGAGCTCCTCCGGGCGGAGCTGccatccctgagagagtcggccaTAAGAATCCTGGTTCTCTGCAGCATCTTCTTGAAACGAGCACTTGCTGCTGGTCTTTGCCTGGCCGACATCGGAGACATGATGACCCGCGAGTTCTCCGGCCTCGAAGAAGGGCCGAGCATGCTTGAGACACTCTGCAAGCAGGCCGAGGATTCCATGAACAGCACCACACTGTCATCTGACGACGAGGAAGTAGTACTCGAAGGCAATGAGTCCAAACAATTCCAATTCGAAATGGAAAGCGATGACAGAGGGTTCTCGGAGAGCAGCGAGGTGCTGGACATTCCTCTCCTGCTCCAGAGCAAGACACCGAAGGATCCGACGGCGAATGCAGATACTAATCGGAAGGTTTTGGTCCCTTTGCATGAAGATGAGGGGGACGAGGAGGGTGATGGCGGCACCAAGTTGGGAGGCATTGCAAAGAGTGTAAGCTTCTCAGCAGCAGGTTTTAGTTGCGAGGGGGTTGGGGGCTTGGGGGCTAAGAGCATTACTTTCGAGGGGTTGAGTGAGGAGGAATGGGGGCGGTTTTTGGAGAGGTTTGAGCAGCTGCTGCCTGATGCTTTTGAGGCTAGGAAGAGCATGGGGTTGAAGCAGCAAAGACTGGGGACCTCATGCAAGTTTTGA
- the LOC120112932 gene encoding uncharacterized protein LOC120112932, protein MAPSAFKGATSSQEAKAWMDEMEKAFRAMECTDEDKIIFAIYMLQDRTHYWWKSVERTLAHEHEPVTLAEVLHSLLLQVFSSSRLRELEREFLNLSQGTMTVNEYEAEFDRLSRFAPTLIMDAEFRMRRFEEGLKPHLRRGFAAVHSVNYDDLIDKAKNLKIVWKET, encoded by the coding sequence ATGGCTCCTTCGGCTTTTAAAGGCGCCACTAGTTCTCAAGAGGCCAAAGCTTGGATGgatgaaatggagaaagcctTCAGGGCAATGGAGTGCACTGATGAAGATAAGATCATATTTGCTATCTATATGCTTCAAGACCGAACTCATTATTGGTGGAAGTCTGTGGAGCGCACATTGGCACATGAACATGAGCCAGTTACCCTGGCAGAGGTTTTGCACagccttctactccaagtattctCTTCTAGTCGGTTGAGGGAGCTAGAGAGAGAATTTCTCAATTTATCTCAAGGCACTATGACTGTGAATGAGTATGAAGCAGAGTTTGATCGGCTCTCTCGATTTGCTCCTACCCTCATTATGGATGCAGAGTTCAGAATGagaagatttgaagaaggattgaaaCCTCACTTACGTCGGGGTTTTGCTGCAGTGCACTCAGTAAACTATGATGATCTAATAGACAAGGCCAAGAATCTGAAAATTGTCTGGAAAGAAACATAG